One window of Planctomycetia bacterium genomic DNA carries:
- a CDS encoding ATP-binding protein, with translation MSVQPVQPQDLPECHVIPSEACEASRIRDLIASRLRDSGFQEKDVIDIHQALEEALVNAIKHGNQCDGKKQLRISFCVDHECFQICIEDEGDGFNPDEVPSPLISERLETPCGRGLLMMRHYMSEVNYLEPGNAVMMVKKRCECA, from the coding sequence ATGTCCGTTCAACCTGTACAACCACAAGACCTACCTGAATGCCATGTGATTCCCAGTGAAGCCTGTGAAGCGTCCAGGATTCGCGACTTGATCGCCAGCCGATTGCGGGATTCAGGCTTTCAGGAAAAAGACGTCATCGACATCCACCAGGCACTGGAAGAAGCCCTGGTCAATGCCATCAAGCATGGCAACCAGTGTGACGGGAAGAAACAATTACGCATTTCATTCTGTGTTGATCACGAATGTTTTCAGATATGCATTGAAGATGAAGGCGACGGATTCAATCCCGATGAAGTACCGAGTCCACTGATCTCCGAACGATTGGAAACGCCTTGCGGTCGCGGTTTGCTGATGATGCGTCATTACATGTCGGAAGTCAACTATCTTGAACCGGGCAACGCTGTCATGATGGTGAAAAAGCGTTGTGAATGTGCATGA
- a CDS encoding STAS domain-containing protein, with protein sequence MAAQPKRLLEVHTIDNVAVVSVVAGRILDDQVIQQFGDQLKSLVEQSGHQRILLNFSKVEYLSSAALGKLMVLRKQVEAIRGKLALTDIDPTIFEAFKITGFDRIFQIFDSEQEGLQYLQN encoded by the coding sequence ATGGCTGCTCAGCCCAAGAGATTACTGGAAGTGCATACCATTGATAATGTTGCGGTGGTAAGCGTCGTGGCTGGGCGTATTCTGGATGATCAAGTCATCCAACAGTTTGGAGATCAGCTCAAGAGCCTGGTTGAACAATCAGGTCATCAGCGCATCCTACTTAATTTCTCCAAAGTAGAGTATCTCTCCAGTGCAGCATTAGGTAAACTCATGGTACTGCGCAAGCAAGTTGAAGCGATTCGAGGCAAACTCGCTCTCACCGATATTGACCCTACCATTTTTGAAGCGTTTAAAATTACCGGCTTTGATCGCATTTTTCAGATTTTTGATTCTGAGCAAGAGGGGTTGCAATATCTTCAGAACTGA
- a CDS encoding trypsin-like peptidase domain-containing protein: MRVPCTWLLLLVAVQPALAQGKTADSIFDKTLRSCVFIVAAASEGSSRVFTGTGSYVGNRSGNPIVVTNYHVIASCLKESGRHNEVIVMFPVKNSRGEVEQNRSRYLQSSKDSAFTFRGRIVAYAKTKDLALIELILEKRSLPKGVTALPLAANSPRPSSRVHTIGNTGVGGMWSYTEGNVRSIYDKQFAVRLGNSEVLQINAKLIESSNPTNKGDSGGPLVNDDGELVGVTQGGVTTANQLSTFIDLSEVKALLQQQKITLPRRSATLAQQPQEKNGDMQANSAEASKNAPEKEKPKLNPREAEAASKLRFAQRAFKVKDYGIAEQFLKQIINDYDDTAAVVEARTLLEEVKKAQK, translated from the coding sequence ATGCGTGTCCCCTGTACCTGGTTGCTGTTACTCGTAGCAGTACAACCCGCGTTGGCACAGGGAAAAACTGCAGATAGTATTTTCGATAAAACTTTGCGTTCGTGCGTATTCATCGTGGCAGCAGCTAGTGAAGGCTCTTCGCGAGTTTTTACGGGTACAGGGTCATACGTCGGCAATCGATCTGGTAATCCTATCGTAGTTACGAATTATCATGTCATCGCATCCTGTCTGAAAGAATCTGGCAGGCACAACGAAGTTATTGTCATGTTCCCCGTCAAGAATTCTCGTGGCGAGGTTGAACAGAATCGTTCCCGCTATCTGCAAAGCAGCAAGGATTCCGCATTCACGTTCCGTGGTCGTATCGTGGCATATGCCAAAACCAAGGACCTGGCATTGATTGAACTCATACTCGAAAAGAGATCTCTTCCCAAAGGTGTGACAGCTTTACCACTGGCAGCGAATTCACCCCGCCCCAGTTCGCGTGTGCACACCATCGGCAACACTGGCGTGGGGGGTATGTGGAGTTATACCGAAGGCAATGTTCGCAGCATTTACGACAAGCAGTTTGCGGTCAGGTTGGGAAACAGCGAGGTACTGCAGATCAATGCCAAGCTGATCGAGAGTTCCAATCCTACCAACAAGGGCGATTCAGGTGGTCCGTTGGTCAACGATGACGGCGAGTTGGTCGGTGTTACCCAAGGGGGCGTGACGACAGCCAATCAGTTATCAACGTTTATTGATCTCAGCGAAGTAAAAGCATTGTTACAGCAACAGAAAATCACACTGCCCAGACGATCTGCAACGCTGGCACAGCAGCCACAAGAGAAGAATGGTGATATGCAGGCCAACAGTGCTGAAGCCAGCAAGAATGCACCAGAAAAAGAAAAGCCTAAGCTTAATCCTCGAGAAGCGGAGGCAGCTTCCAAACTCCGTTTTGCACAACGGGCTTTCAAAGTGAAAGACTACGGTATTGCTGAGCAGTTCCTGAAACAGATCATCAATGACTATGATGATACGGCAGCCGTCGTGGAGGCTCGTACTCTCTTGGAGGAAGTTAAGAAAGCACAGAAGTAA